The Candidatus Thiodiazotropha endoloripes genome has a window encoding:
- a CDS encoding hemolysin family protein → MSWSVELLIIVIFLLLKGFFSGSEIAMVNSDKLKLRHLAKLGNRGAALVLKLFKTPDVILGTTLVGTNLATVIISTLGALVCIEHFGAAGDLISVIILTPILLIFGEVVPKSVFQQEADSLVGRLIYVLRFFSYVFYPVIFIFSRIARLVTRIVGGGSVPQNMFITREELRVLLDISDTTSDPQTIDRKRIRRIIRFADTTVGEAMIPLPDVVGFNEVRHMKEAVRLVMKHGYNRLPVYRGNITNVKGILTLDTWDLMQPDLDSRPISDFISPVLYLSPRQTIDRALPMLQAREDHMAVVVDEFGSAVGILTMEDVFEEVVGEIDVGYDFDEYHPKRRIYIEHENENSHLVSGRTPISEINDILHVQFPVEEALTIGGLMISRIRHIPVEGDSIEEQGHRLTVVEADERSVVKVRIERLS, encoded by the coding sequence ATGAGCTGGAGCGTTGAGTTACTCATCATCGTCATCTTCCTGTTGCTGAAAGGGTTCTTCTCCGGCTCCGAGATCGCCATGGTCAACTCCGACAAGTTGAAGTTGAGGCATCTGGCGAAGCTTGGCAATCGGGGCGCGGCGTTGGTGCTGAAGCTGTTCAAGACCCCCGATGTGATCCTGGGTACAACCCTGGTGGGAACCAATCTGGCTACCGTGATCATCTCCACTCTGGGTGCGCTGGTCTGTATCGAACACTTCGGTGCGGCAGGCGACCTGATCTCAGTGATCATCCTGACCCCGATTCTGCTGATATTCGGTGAGGTGGTGCCGAAGAGTGTGTTTCAGCAGGAGGCGGACAGTCTGGTTGGCCGACTGATCTATGTGCTGCGCTTCTTCTCCTATGTCTTCTATCCTGTGATCTTCATATTCAGTCGCATTGCCCGTCTGGTAACCCGCATCGTCGGCGGCGGCAGTGTGCCGCAGAACATGTTCATCACCCGCGAAGAGTTGAGAGTGCTGCTGGATATTTCCGATACCACCTCCGATCCCCAGACCATTGATCGGAAACGTATCCGACGCATCATCCGTTTCGCCGATACCACCGTGGGTGAGGCGATGATCCCTCTGCCGGATGTGGTGGGCTTCAATGAAGTGCGCCACATGAAGGAGGCGGTCAGGCTGGTGATGAAGCATGGCTACAACAGGCTGCCGGTCTATCGGGGCAATATCACCAATGTGAAGGGTATCCTGACACTCGATACCTGGGATCTGATGCAGCCGGATCTGGACAGTCGCCCGATCTCCGATTTCATCAGTCCGGTGCTCTACCTCTCTCCGCGTCAGACCATCGATCGTGCGTTACCCATGTTGCAGGCCCGGGAAGATCACATGGCGGTGGTGGTGGACGAGTTCGGCTCGGCGGTTGGTATCCTCACCATGGAAGATGTCTTTGAAGAGGTGGTGGGTGAGATCGATGTGGGTTACGACTTCGATGAGTATCATCCGAAACGGCGGATCTATATCGAGCATGAGAATGAAAACTCTCATCTGGTAAGCGGCCGCACACCGATCTCGGAGATCAACGACATTCTGCATGTACAGTTTCCAGTGGAAGAGGCGCTAACCATCGGCGGCTTGATGATCAGTCGTATTCGCCATATTCCTGTGGAAGGGGACAGCATTGAGGAACAGGGGCATCGGCTGACCGTCGTTGAAGCGGATGAGCGCTCGGTTGTCAAAGTCAGAATCGAGCGTCTATCGTAA
- a CDS encoding Na/Pi cotransporter family protein, with protein MIFKTTCSNNEFITRPLILLCLGGVLALFTLPALGATAEQSIEWGVMGMKLFGGLALFLFGMEQMADALKAVAGDRMKGILAKLTSNRFMGAATGAFVTAVIQSSSVTTVLVVGFITAGLMTFSQSIGIIMGANIGTTITAQIVAFKVTKAALLMIGVGFSMLFISKNESVKQYGGMIMGLGLVFFGMSVMSDAMKPLRSYQPFLDLMISMESPLIGIVVAAAFTGLIQSSSATTGIVIVMASQGFITLPAGIALAFGANIGTCVTAMLASIGKPREAVRAAMVHVIFNISGVLLWIMFIPHLADFVVSFSPSHPELSGIERLGAETPRQIANAHTVFNIANTLVFIWFTAYIARIVEWLLPDRLIEEEGIAVSAKYLDEELLSTPSLALDRVRLEVLHMGERVQAMLDQIMPAIIGGSHESLNAVAQLDDEVDILYEQILDYLGRISKQSLTDRQTEELLSLMEAVGDLENIGDTIETNLVSLGHERISIGFSISEPTKQVLEGFHRVIIRAVDGAVQSVSQINTEVAHAVVAMKDEITSLADSAAQHQAARLVVEEPNRIAAYTTEVDIIEKQKRIYYFAKRMAKTVIPPEEVEED; from the coding sequence ATGATTTTTAAGACTACCTGCAGTAACAATGAATTTATCACCAGACCCTTGATACTGCTCTGCCTTGGCGGTGTTCTAGCGCTCTTCACCTTGCCTGCATTGGGGGCAACCGCAGAACAGAGCATCGAATGGGGTGTGATGGGCATGAAGCTGTTTGGCGGACTTGCCCTGTTTCTGTTCGGCATGGAACAGATGGCGGATGCCCTGAAAGCGGTTGCCGGTGATCGCATGAAAGGTATTCTTGCCAAGCTCACCAGTAATCGATTCATGGGAGCGGCGACCGGTGCTTTCGTCACGGCGGTGATCCAATCCTCCTCGGTAACCACCGTACTGGTGGTCGGTTTTATCACCGCCGGCCTGATGACCTTCAGCCAATCGATCGGCATCATCATGGGGGCCAACATCGGTACCACCATCACGGCTCAGATTGTTGCGTTTAAGGTGACCAAAGCGGCACTGCTGATGATCGGTGTCGGCTTCAGCATGCTGTTCATCTCGAAAAATGAGAGTGTCAAACAGTATGGCGGCATGATAATGGGGCTGGGTCTGGTGTTCTTCGGCATGAGTGTCATGAGTGATGCCATGAAACCCCTGAGAAGTTATCAGCCTTTTCTCGATCTGATGATCAGCATGGAGAGTCCGTTGATCGGTATTGTCGTGGCAGCCGCCTTTACCGGATTGATTCAATCCTCCTCGGCCACTACCGGTATTGTGATCGTGATGGCGAGTCAGGGCTTCATTACCCTGCCTGCCGGTATCGCACTCGCCTTTGGCGCCAATATCGGTACCTGTGTGACGGCCATGCTTGCCTCCATCGGTAAACCGAGAGAGGCGGTCCGGGCCGCCATGGTGCATGTCATCTTCAATATTTCCGGGGTGTTGCTGTGGATTATGTTCATCCCCCATCTGGCGGATTTCGTGGTCTCTTTCTCCCCATCCCATCCGGAGCTCTCTGGGATTGAGCGCCTGGGGGCTGAGACACCCAGGCAGATCGCCAATGCTCATACCGTCTTCAATATCGCCAATACTCTGGTGTTTATCTGGTTTACCGCTTATATCGCCCGCATTGTGGAGTGGTTGTTGCCCGATCGTCTGATCGAGGAGGAGGGTATCGCCGTCAGTGCCAAGTATCTGGATGAGGAGCTGCTCAGCACGCCTTCATTGGCGTTGGACCGGGTTCGGCTTGAGGTGTTGCATATGGGTGAGCGGGTTCAGGCGATGCTTGACCAGATCATGCCGGCAATCATCGGTGGCAGTCATGAATCCCTGAATGCGGTGGCGCAACTCGATGATGAGGTGGATATCCTCTATGAGCAGATACTCGACTACCTGGGCAGAATCAGTAAGCAGAGCTTGACCGATCGACAGACGGAAGAGTTGCTCAGTCTGATGGAGGCTGTGGGTGATCTGGAGAATATCGGTGACACCATCGAGACCAATCTGGTTTCGCTTGGCCATGAGCGGATCAGTATCGGTTTTTCGATCAGTGAGCCGACCAAGCAGGTACTGGAGGGCTTTCATCGGGTGATTATCCGGGCGGTGGATGGTGCGGTACAATCCGTATCCCAGATCAACACCGAAGTGGCACATGCGGTGGTTGCGATGAAAGATGAGATTACTTCCCTGGCCGATTCCGCCGCGCAGCACCAGGCGGCCCGCCTGGTTGTGGAAGAGCCGAATCGGATTGCGGCCTACACCACTGAGGTCGACATCATCGAAAAACAGAAACGTATCTACTATTTTGCAAAACGCATGGCAAAGACGGTGATTCCTCCCGAAGAGGTGGAAGAAGATTAA
- a CDS encoding hemolysin family protein: MEELRTLYDSLGMGDVNWELILRVSLQVVLLGFSAVFSGSETALFSLSRIDLQKLRHSRDKHSENIHAMLDEPRRLIISILCGNELVNIASAANMAAILLLLFGEQDVGWFNILIMVPLLLLIGEVTPKTIAVSFPVKFATRLTARILPRWIVLITPLREVVRQISDRITTLVVGEAVSRENILHADELRTLLEESEESGVIEATERVLIDNVIEASETDISRIMTPGPRIRFLDADLPVTELIDKFREYQHPRIPVYQGHWDNVIGFIHSEDILRLIQGGGDLEQVTLEMIIKPAHFVPPTKKVDEMFDYFQAHNTRVAIVLGEYGEVLGIVTMKDVLTFIFGEISGKMVGLEYYQEEDDNSYVVPGDMRLSDFYNLTNFDIEDPVMSTIAGVAFRLFDCLPKEGDKVRYEGYEFIAREVTGLRISKIQVRKIVANEARTEESSDDQSESDEADDESLNSLDESTELEPDGDTSGQDADSAADKKRPLTKEVQDELER; encoded by the coding sequence ATGGAAGAGTTGAGAACACTATACGATTCCCTTGGCATGGGGGACGTGAACTGGGAGCTAATCCTGCGGGTCAGCCTGCAGGTGGTGCTGCTCGGGTTCTCGGCTGTCTTCTCCGGCTCTGAGACAGCGCTCTTTTCCCTCAGCCGCATCGATCTGCAAAAACTCAGACACAGCCGCGACAAGCATTCTGAGAATATCCACGCCATGCTTGATGAGCCGAGGCGTTTGATCATCTCGATTCTGTGCGGCAATGAGTTGGTCAATATCGCCTCTGCGGCAAACATGGCGGCGATCCTGCTGCTGCTATTTGGCGAGCAGGATGTCGGCTGGTTCAATATTCTGATTATGGTGCCCTTGCTGCTGCTGATTGGTGAGGTTACCCCGAAGACCATTGCCGTCAGTTTTCCGGTCAAATTTGCCACCCGGTTGACGGCCCGGATCCTACCGCGCTGGATTGTTTTGATTACCCCGCTCAGGGAAGTGGTGCGACAGATTTCCGATCGGATTACCACTCTGGTGGTGGGTGAGGCGGTCAGCCGGGAGAACATCCTGCATGCGGATGAGCTGCGAACCCTGCTGGAGGAGAGTGAGGAGAGCGGTGTCATTGAGGCCACTGAGCGGGTGTTGATCGATAACGTCATCGAAGCCTCTGAAACGGACATCTCCCGCATCATGACACCGGGTCCGCGGATTCGGTTTCTCGATGCGGACCTGCCGGTCACTGAACTGATCGACAAATTCAGAGAGTACCAGCACCCCAGAATTCCCGTCTACCAGGGGCATTGGGACAATGTTATCGGTTTCATCCACTCCGAGGATATTCTGCGCCTGATACAGGGTGGCGGAGACCTGGAACAGGTGACCCTGGAGATGATCATCAAACCCGCCCACTTTGTACCGCCGACCAAGAAAGTCGATGAGATGTTCGACTACTTCCAGGCCCACAATACCCGGGTGGCAATCGTACTCGGTGAGTATGGCGAGGTGCTGGGTATCGTTACCATGAAGGATGTACTGACCTTCATCTTCGGCGAGATCAGCGGCAAGATGGTTGGGCTTGAGTATTATCAGGAGGAGGATGACAACAGCTATGTCGTACCGGGCGATATGCGGCTGAGCGACTTCTACAATCTGACCAATTTCGATATCGAAGATCCTGTCATGAGCACCATTGCCGGTGTGGCATTCCGTCTGTTTGACTGTCTGCCGAAAGAGGGCGACAAGGTCCGTTATGAGGGTTATGAGTTTATTGCACGGGAAGTGACCGGTTTAAGAATCAGCAAGATTCAAGTGCGCAAGATCGTCGCCAATGAGGCGAGGACGGAGGAGTCAAGTGACGACCAGTCTGAATCAGACGAGGCGGATGATGAATCCCTTAACAGTCTGGATGAGAGCACTGAACTGGAGCCGGATGGTGATACCAGTGGGCAGGATGCTGACTCCGCTGCTGATAAAAAGAGACCCTTAACTAAGGAGGTGCAAGATGAGCTGGAGCGTTGA
- a CDS encoding choice-of-anchor H family protein has protein sequence MKMTQILVFSALLIPACLLQANESVERLTQSVEGPVAKLDWKGQLDQAEIDIQQPMVVTGSRLKQLNRSDVRTYHDPDFSIFDARTVISRDDDDDGYYHRLSVSFDADVISGRAWVYAELYLSLEGGPWNRYYTTESFPIDRDDSDDDYEVVTRLLDGYPSGYYDVLIELYDADNDAFLVEYGPYDDRDLRALPLEDSYRDGDDYYHGGGGAMGLSMILFVLLARLIRLNNRPWKHAYAQTNNHPATVDLAVSGLLISAAGRTVDDRNPACW, from the coding sequence ATGAAGATGACACAGATATTGGTTTTTTCGGCGCTGTTGATACCTGCTTGTCTGTTGCAGGCGAATGAGTCTGTTGAACGCTTGACCCAGTCTGTCGAAGGTCCGGTAGCCAAACTGGATTGGAAAGGGCAGCTCGACCAGGCGGAGATCGATATCCAGCAGCCGATGGTTGTTACCGGTAGTCGTCTGAAGCAGCTGAATCGTTCCGATGTGCGTACTTATCACGATCCGGATTTTTCAATATTTGATGCCCGAACCGTGATCAGCCGTGATGATGATGACGATGGCTACTACCATCGGTTGAGTGTCAGTTTTGATGCGGATGTAATCAGTGGCCGGGCCTGGGTCTATGCTGAGCTCTATCTGAGCCTGGAAGGCGGCCCGTGGAATCGCTACTACACGACTGAGAGCTTCCCGATTGATCGGGACGATTCGGATGATGACTATGAGGTTGTCACCCGTTTACTGGATGGTTACCCAAGTGGTTATTATGATGTCCTGATCGAGTTGTATGATGCTGACAATGATGCCTTTTTGGTCGAGTACGGACCCTATGATGACCGGGACCTCCGTGCGCTCCCCCTCGAGGACAGTTATCGTGATGGGGATGATTACTATCACGGTGGTGGCGGCGCAATGGGCTTGAGCATGATACTGTTCGTTTTGCTTGCCCGATTGATTCGGCTCAACAATAGGCCCTGGAAACACGCTTATGCACAGACAAACAATCATCCTGCTACTGTTGATCTTGCTGTTTCAGGGCTGCTCATCTCTGCAGCAGGCCGAACAGTTGATGACCGGAATCCAGCCTGCTGGTGA
- a CDS encoding LEA type 2 family protein, with protein sequence MHRQTIILLLLILLFQGCSSLQQAEQLMTGIQPAGEVKGVKLSGLDLRGIDLLFDVEVDNPNPVAISLDGLDYDLKLLNRSFLKGQQAMGMSLAADGKSQVELPVRMEFERLLEHYSELSKHDDVPYQLDLGLGVDVPLLGRVRLPISYQGRLPVPKLPDVRVSRIDVQRMSLQAIDLMLELEVENPNRFALILQRLDYQFKLNDIDVGQGAAAQSLNIDKQGKGRVRLPLSLDLQKAGSGLYSALMGGRGLSYELSGMLDASGDTPLIGDIKIPLDRQGSFNLNR encoded by the coding sequence ATGCACAGACAAACAATCATCCTGCTACTGTTGATCTTGCTGTTTCAGGGCTGCTCATCTCTGCAGCAGGCCGAACAGTTGATGACCGGAATCCAGCCTGCTGGTGAAGTCAAAGGGGTCAAGCTGTCAGGCCTTGATCTTAGGGGCATCGATCTGCTGTTTGATGTGGAGGTGGATAACCCTAATCCGGTGGCGATCTCCCTGGACGGGCTCGATTATGACCTGAAACTGCTCAACCGGAGCTTCCTGAAAGGTCAGCAGGCTATGGGTATGAGTCTGGCTGCGGATGGCAAGAGTCAGGTCGAACTGCCGGTCAGGATGGAGTTTGAGCGGCTGCTCGAGCACTACAGTGAATTGAGTAAACATGATGATGTGCCCTATCAGTTGGATCTTGGATTGGGTGTCGATGTGCCTCTGTTGGGACGGGTGCGGTTACCGATCAGTTATCAGGGGCGTCTGCCGGTTCCCAAGCTACCCGATGTCAGGGTCAGTCGGATCGATGTGCAGCGAATGAGTTTGCAAGCCATTGATCTGATGCTTGAGCTGGAGGTTGAGAATCCCAACCGTTTTGCATTGATCCTGCAGCGGCTCGATTACCAATTTAAACTTAACGATATCGATGTGGGGCAGGGTGCGGCGGCACAAAGCCTGAACATTGATAAGCAAGGCAAGGGCAGAGTCCGTCTGCCCCTCTCCCTCGATCTGCAAAAAGCGGGCAGTGGACTCTATAGCGCCCTGATGGGTGGCCGGGGACTCTCCTACGAGTTGAGCGGTATGCTCGACGCAAGCGGCGATACCCCATTGATTGGCGATATCAAAATCCCCTTGGACAGACAGGGCAGCTTCAACCTGAACCGCTGA